A single genomic interval of Hevea brasiliensis isolate MT/VB/25A 57/8 chromosome 4, ASM3005281v1, whole genome shotgun sequence harbors:
- the LOC110633079 gene encoding uncharacterized protein LOC110633079 isoform X3 — MAAAPTASTSGGDQEPPPPLTDTEIVNLAHQSNLHDYLFSASSHATLLSYLHTRSRSPTPSIAVSEYTLSLLSLISLSPHHPSLSSLLSSLLSAYTRLFLSFQIPHDPNSLKTINLFATLLKYVPVKDLEFIVESIVMDLSKLLGSEDTQILDILPGCFSCLCAEKGKECANLILDRIFESEWSKVVLVKMVFLARELAGFLDKVRARELLEKVFKGMKSVDLQDLPLLSYQLLVLASKGFNKREVIEGIMRFFGSELGSKASSTVRQVEGTVLLHVNFAVKQDPSLGQEVIGLVKLDSKALNHFAVAVLLSVARVRRFSESSMGILRTAVLAAYSDYKFSRDCLWLPDGLKKEYLQIVQMVEKSILRAVNESNYGREHIVPSIVQFSFALLESLEGGNQGDLCNFGGLLGVEELSVQILKNLFEIHDMARNEIIEQCKLRVLSLKPEQSIPVIRLLFCLVQSYPYPVLEHVSRLKELLDYFTFMHGNVASCLVAALASLFKFNRDLRDYTILVVRKAMFKREDAVRLAATNAIISVLLAEKQSTRDGLFSLQDSSSQASCSQQAEIPCSYSSGGLFQDQFNCYLQAKVRKAMYHGLLKLVLVDPASGGAVLDFLLPHFLHFFKEDDDVQLQISGCVKSEGGKVVIEEPLDCLLSCVCWILLLQPHDKTNNPDSLWACFGFSFSQDNEVGRNLSGEAFSKAFLHIRKFLKKGNLEGLRDILSSTLGSGSTAVEEENKKCCALILSGTIEVVLNTIAIELEKATDLKRVDLENEILEFVNFHESLEKYSCVKQSSVVKSQNVRANALDMPSFIKDGLTQEQIPFLATSSLCQLMKTALSLYNSECSRSSAASQNHSQLPSRDTLKCFKIIHFVLNSSLLHIRSYPTGRKEEPLKTLIYGEIKLMGPPLLKLICLLNSGLNFATDQKKEMKGKKAVEDRKEHLHLALLCLKELVTISLKNSCSTGLLEDLLSASTLKYDLDEEYEEMSRIGDQQIRIKVIFIVKILRPLFAELLAQSSFHEIEILCEMLMMVCEKLPSKWRNSNGSWGIHVCKSNGIRNSRVARSVAALAISLSSPPDDLIVAQYMAKELLEVIGLERNTQVEMSESYPIINQSTSTAISSCILKFIEAFITDMHWTMKKLKMFSLVWQKSIHLSQNGEDVSGFAVEDNLYLRAEAVVKVLSSFVLMNLKDPQAEHLLRLTAKFYKHLAQMSRLRIAPKGCKQLIPSPTFQRLVEITCKQLTVPLYKFVAELQRGQQENPNTKVIINKIKRENKFIPDLIFQIEDYEKYLIRLSKVSKVNLLKHAKRSTSRDFRILDNRNNGEDAPNSHDAANDRAGRSHDSEDTESERVSSPQMDSPKAAEESDGENGHGVSNGKRIKRDNNRVVRDSDDET; from the exons ATGGCCGCCGCGCCCACCGCCTCCACCAGCGGTGGAGACCAAGAGCCACCGCCACCACTAACAGACACCGAGATCGTAAACCTGGCCCATCAAAGTAACCTCCATGATTACCTTTTCTCTGCATCTTCCCACGCTACTCTCCTCTCCTACCTTCACACCCGCTCTCGTTCTCCCACTCCGTCCATCGCCGTCTCCGAGTACACTCTCTCTCTGCTGTCCCTAATTTCCCTCTCTCCACACCACCCTTCCCTATCTTCCCTCCTATCCTCTCTCCTCTCTGCGTACACCCGCCTCTTCCTTTCTTTCCAAATCCCACACGATCCCAATTCCCTCAAAACAATCAATCTCTTCGCCACTCTATTAAAATACGTCCCTGTCAAAGATCTCGAGTTTATTGTTGAGTCAATTGTAATGGATTTGTCAAAATTATTGGGTTCCGAAGATACCCAGATACTCGATATTCTTCCGGGTTGTTTTAGCTGCTTGTGTGCTGAGAAAGGAAAGGAATGTGCTAATTTGATATTGGATAGGATTTTTGAGAGTGAATGGTCAAAAGTAGTGTTGGTGAAGATGGTTTTTCTTGCAAGGGAACTTGCAGGATTTCTTGATAAGGTTAGAGCGAGGGAGTTGTTGGAGAAGGTGTTCAAGGGAATGAAGAGCGTGGACTTGCAGGACTTGCCTTTGCTTTCATATCAATTATTGGTTTTGGCATCCAAGGGGTTCAATAAAAGGGAGGTGATTGAAGGGATTATGAGGTTTTTCGGGTCTGAATTGGGATCGAAGGCGAGTTCCACTGTTAGGCAAGTTGAAGGGACAGTTTTGCTTCATGTTAATTTTGCGGTGAAGCAGGATCCCTCTCTAGGGCAGGAGGTTATAGGGCTTGTGAAGTTGGACTCTAAGGCTCTTAATCATTTTGCTGTGGCTGTTTTATTGTCTGTTGCGAGGGTTAGGAGGTTCAGTGAGAGTTCCATGGGGATTTTGAGAACTGCTGTGCTTGCTGCTTATAGCGATTATAAGTTTTCCAG GGACTGTCTGTGGTTACCAGACGGTTTAAAGAAAGAGTATCTGCAAATTGTCCAAATGGTGGAGAAGTCTATATTGAGAGCT GTAAATGAGAGCAACTATGGAAGGGAGCATATCGTTCCTTCTATTGTGCAGTTTAGCTTTGCATTGCTAGAGTCGTTGGAAGGGGGAAACCAAGGAGACCTCTGCAATTTTGGTGGTCTGTTGGGAGTTGAAGAGCTTAGTGTTCAGATACTGAAAAATTTATTTGAGATCCATGATATGGCAAGAAATGAG ATTATTGAGCAGTGCAAGTTGCGGGTCCTTTCTTTGAAGCCAGAACAAAGCATACCAGTAATAAG ACTGCTCTTTTGCCTGGTTCAAAGTTATCCTTACCCAGTGCTGGAACACGTTTCTCGTCTGAAGGAATTATTGGATTATTTCACTTTTATGCATGGAAATGTTGCCTCATGTCTTGTTGCTGCTCTAGCTTCTCTCTTCAAATTTAACCGTGATCTTCGG GATTACACCATTTTGGTTGTTCGTAAGGCCATGTTTAAACGAGAAGATGCAGTTCGTCTTGCAGCAACAAATGCTATTATTAGTGTCCTATTGGCAGAAAAGCAATCCACAAGAGATGGCCTATTTTCTCTTCAAGACTCATCAAGCCAAGCAAGTTGCAGCCAGCAAGCTGAAATACCCTGTAGCTATTCTTCTGGAGGTCTTTTTCAAGA TCAGTTCAATTGCTATCTTCAGGCAAAAGTGAGGAAAGCCATGTATCATGGTCTTTTGAAGCTGGTCTTGGTGGATCCAGCAAGTGGGGGAGCTGTACTTGATTTCCTCTTGCCTCACTTCCTTCATTTTTTCAAGGAG GATGATGATGTTCAACTTCAAATTAGTGGCTGTGTTAAATCAGAGGGTGGCAAGGTTGTCATTGAAGAGCCTCTAGATTGTCTTCTATCTTGTGTTTGTTGGATTTTGCTCCTTCAACCACATGATAAAACCAATAATCCAGATTCCCTATGGGCATGTTTTGGTTTCTCCTTTTCACAAGATAATGAG GTAGGAAGAAATCTGTCTGGTGAGGCATTCTCCAAGGCTTTCTTGCACATTCGGAAATTTCTAAAGAAGGGAAATTTGGAAGGTTTGAGAG ACATTCTTAGTTCGACCCTGGGTTCTGGTTCTACAGctgtagaagaagaaaataaaaaatgctGTGCATTGATTTTATCAGGAACTATTGAAGTGGTATTGAATACTATTGCTATTGAATTGGAAAAAGCGACAGATTTGAAGAGGGTAGATCTTGAAAACGAAATTCTTGAGTTTGTTAATTTTCATGAGTCACTGGAAAAGTATAGTTGTGTAAAGCAGAGCTCCGTTGTCAAAAGTCAGAATGTACGAGCTAATGCTCTTGATATGCCTTCTTTCATCAAGGACGGATTGACTCAAGAACAGATTCCCTTCTTGGCAACTTCAAGTCTCTGTCAGCTAATGAAAACAGCACTGAGTCTATACAATAGTGAATGCTCTAGAAGTTCTGCAGCTTCCCAGAACCATAGCCAGTTGCCCTCAAGGGACACATTAAAATGCTTCAAGATTATTCATTTTGTCTTGAATAGTTCCCTTCTTCACATAAGATCTTACCCCACTGGAAGAAAAGAAGAACCATTGAAGACTTTAATTTATGGGGAAATCAAATTAATGGGGCCTCCTTTGCTGAAATTAATTTGCTTGCTTAACTCAGGGCTAAACTTTGCAACAGATCAGAAAAAGGAAATGAAGGGGAAAAAAGCTGTTGAGGACAGAAAGGAGCATCTTCACCTGGCCTTATTGTGTTTGAAGGAATTGGTTACAATTAGTTTGAAGAATTCTTGTTCAACTGGCTTGCTTGAAGATTTGCTGTCAGCCTCTACTCTCAAGTATGATTTAGATGAAGAATATGAAGAAATGTCCAGGATTGGTGATCAACAGATAAGAATCAAGGTGATTTTCATTGTCAAAATTCTGAGGCCACTGTTCGCTGAGCTTCTAGCGCAATCTTCTTTTCATGAAATTGAG ATTCTCTGTGAGATGTTGATGATGGTTTGTGAGAAATTGCCTTCAAAATGGAGGAATTCTAATGGATCATGGGGTATTCATGTCTGCAAAAGCAATGGCATTAGAAATTCCAGGGTCGCTAGAAGTGTGGCTGCACTTGCAATCTCTTTAAGCTCGCCGCCAGATGATTTAATTGTGGCTCAGTACATGGCTAAGGAACTACTGGAAGTCATTGGATTGGAGAGGAACACCCAAGTAGAGATGTCTGAATCATACCCCATAATAAACCAGTCAACAAGCACTGCTATAAGTTCGTGCATACTGAAATTTATTGAAGCCTTTATCACTGACATGCATTGGACCATGAAAAAACTAAAGATGTTTTCTTTGGTATGGCAAAAAAGCATTCATCTTAGTCAGAATGGAGAAGATGTTTCTGGATTCGCAGTTGAGGATAATCTGTACTTGAGGGCTGAAGCTGTGGTGAAAGTACTATCTTCCTTTGTTTTGATGAACCTGAAGG ACCCCCAAGCAGAGCATTTGCTGAGATTGACTGCAAAGTTTTACAAGCATTTGGCTCAGATGTCAAGACTCAGGATTGCACCTAAGGGATGCAAACAACTCATCCCCAGTCCAACTTTCCAGAGGCTTGTGGAAATAACCTGCAAGCAGCTCACAGTTCCTCTTTATAAATTTGTTGCGGAATTACAACGG GGACAACAAGAAAATCCTAATACTAAGGTTATCATCAACAAGATCAAGAGGGAGAATAAATTTATTCCTGATCTGATTTTTCAGATAGAAGATTATGAGAAGTATCTCATCCGGCTTAGCAAGGTGAGCAAAGTGAATTTACTGAAGCATGCCAAGCGTAGCACCTCCAGGGATTTCAGAATATTAGATAACAGGAACAATGGAGAAGATGCTCCAAATAGCCATGACGCGGCCAATGATAGAGCAGGCAGGTCACATGATTCGGAAGACACTGAATCAGAAAGGGTTTCTTCACCTCAAATGGATAGTCCTAAGGCTGCAGAGGAGTCTGACGGCGAGAATGGACATGGAGTTTCCAATGGCAAGAGAATAAAGAGGGATAATAATAGAGTCGTGCGGGACTCTGATGATGAGACATAG